The Achromobacter deleyi region TCTGTGCCGAGAGCTGGGCATCAGCTCGGCTACGTTCTACAAGTGGCGTTCCAAGTACGGCGGCATGGACGTATCGCTGATGGCGCGCATGAAGGAGCTGGAGGCCGAGAACGCCCGGCTACGCAAGATGTACGTCGAGGAGAAGCTCAAGGCCGAGATCGTGACGGAGGCGCTAGAAAAAAAGTGGTGAGGCCATCTCGCCGCCGCGAGATGGCCCAACGTGCAGTGCAGGATCGCGGCGTATCGATCCGGATGGCCTGCGAGGCGTTCAGCATCAGTCAGACTTGCTATCGGTATGTCGCCAAGGCGGACGCTGAGAACGAGGAGATCGCCAACTGGCTGCTACGTCTGACCGACAACCACCGCAACTGGGGCTTTGGTCTGTGTTTCCTGTATCTGCGCAATGTTCGAGGCTTCGGCTGGAACCATAAGCGCGTGTACCGGATCTATCGAGAGCTCGAGCTGAACCTGCGTATCAAGCCGCGCAAACGGCTGATACGGCAGACGCCTGAGCCACTGACCGTGCCCACCAACGTGAATCAGGTATGGTCGATGGACTTCATGCATGACCAGCTTGCCGATGGGCGCAGCATCCGCGTGTTCAACGTGATTGACGACTTCAACCGCGAGGCGCTGGGCATTGAGGTTGACTTCTCGCTGCCATCCGAGCGCGTGATCCGTACGCTCAAGCAGATCATCGGCTGGCGGGGCAAGCCCTTAGCCATTCGGTGCGACAACGGCCCCGAATACCTGAGCGCGGCAATTGTCGAGTGGGCCGGGGCATGGAGCATAAAGCTCGAATACATCCAGCCGGGCAAGCCGCAGCAGAATGCCTACGTCGAACGGTTCAACAGGACCGTGCGCTACGAATGGCTGTCTCAATATCACTGGGACGATCTGGACCACGTACAGCGCGTGGCCACGCAGTGGATGTGGTCCTACAATCACGAGCGCCCAAATATGGCTCTGGGCGGATTTACCCCCAAACAGCGGTTGGCCATGGCCGCGTAGTGTTCCTACTTCTGGCAATCGCTAAAAATGGGGGGATTACCGACCGAACTGCGCACGGCCTACGATGCGCGCGGCAACAAGACCTTCGAGGCTGACGGCAATGGCAACGCGTCGACCTGGGCGTACGACTACTTCGGTCGTCTGGTCGCGCACACCGACATCGGCGGCGCCAAGTACTACTACACCTACGACTACGCCCGCCAGCTGTTGACGCAGACGAACACGCGCGGCCAGAACCTGAACTACAGCTACGACGCCGCGGGTCAGGTCACGCGGATCCATGACGCCGCCATGGGCAAGATCACGGAGTTCTCCTACGATCACGCGGGCAACAAGGTGCGCGAGCGCACCACGCAAGGCGGAGGCGTCTACCAGAACAACATCATGGGGTACGACGCGCTGGGACGGCTGCGGCAGGTCTCGGACAGCTATCTGCGCCAGAACATCGACTACGACGCCAACGGCAACCGCACGCGGGTGCAGACGCAGTACACCGACGCGTCCGACACGTGGCGCAACCGCGACTACTGGTACGGGTACGACTCCATGAACCGGCAGACGACGGTTGAGGGCGTGAACGCCAATCTGGAGATCAACGCGACGCAAGGCCACAAGCTGAGCTATGACGCGAACGGCAACCGCCTGAGCGACACGTATTGGGACAACCGGATCTACAACGATGGCGGCACCGCCGCCGGCTTCACCACCGAGGCCTATACCTACGACACGCTCAACCGCCTGACCACGTTGCACCGCGACCGGATGTTGCTGGACGCGCGCTACTACGACGGCGCGGACCGCGTCGTGATGAGCGGTGTCGACGGGTCGCTGGGCAAGGCCTTCTTCGACCGATCTGGCCTGGCAAACGAACAGAAGCGCAACATGTACGACGCGGCGGGCCGCCTGGCCAACGTGCGCGTGATGCACATGACGGCGGGCGGTCTTGCCAGCCGCTACAACAGCGCCTACACGGGCTATGACCAGGCAGGGAACGTCACCCAGTACCGCATGGACATGTGGGACGGGACGTCCTACACGAACACCTATACCTACACGCACGCGCGCTACGAGGGCTATCGGGAGGCGACGCTGTCGGGAGTCAGCACGCAGCTGGATCCTGGCCAGACGACGTACCAGTACGACGTCAACAGCTACATGATCGGTGAAGAATAAGGCGCAGCGGTATGTGGCGGACCAGGAAGAGTAGGACTTCGCGACCGGCAGCGCCTTCAGCTGGCCCCTGAATCCGGATAGCAATGCTCAATCCCAGTCAAGCCGCATGAGCAGCCGAGTATTGCCTACGACGGTTCCGGCTGCAGTACCAGGAATGAAGCGGGCACGTTTGCAGTAAGCCAAACGCCATTATCTGCCTGGAAAAAACCAAAGCCCTGTTGTTGCATCAGCCGGGCTTTTATCTTGAGTACGACGGGTTTGCCATGCCGCTGCCCCACCGTGGTGGCGGTGGCGATGTCTTGCGACAAGTGCACGTGGTGACGTTGGCCGGGCCGCAGGCCTTCAGCCAGGATCGAATCCAGAAAGCGCGTCGCCGTACCGTGGTAGAGAAATTCCGGCGGTTCCTTGGCCTTGTGCTGGACCGCGACGGTGGCCGTGGAATGGCCTTGCACGGCGCGAATACGTTGTTCGTTTTCGGAGATTGCAAACCGCTTCTTGTCGCTGCTGGCGGCGACCTCACGGATCAACGCCAGGTCGAGTTCCTTGCCGGCGGCCTTGGCCCCGGCGATCAATGCATCTATCTCGGCCCAGCCCTCGCTGTCCAGGGTGAGGCCGATGGTTTGCGGTTCGTGCCGCAGTACATAGCTGAGGAACTTGCTGATGTCTGTATGGTGATTGCTCATGTTGTCGTACGGCAGCAAGAGGGGATTTAAGATGCCTCGGAATTTAACGTGCCATACGACATTTTCCTACCCCTGCTGGTGAGTCAGTCCGTCAACGCACGCCTCTCAATATTTGGGGGGAGAGATTCAATCCGGCATCATATTTCCGCCCATTGGTCAGCCATGCAGTCGAACGGACCACTTCCTACGGACTCGCCACCGGCAGTTTCCCCAGCTCATCCCTGAAATCCGGATACTCCCGCAAGAACGCCTGGTTCTTCTCGAACCGTTTGAGCAGCCGGTCGTCGATCGTCAGGTTCAGCACCGTGTCCCGGTCCCACAACCGGGGCCGCTTCTTCACGGGAATCGG contains the following coding sequences:
- a CDS encoding RNA 2'-phosphotransferase; protein product: MSNHHTDISKFLSYVLRHEPQTIGLTLDSEGWAEIDALIAGAKAAGKELDLALIREVAASSDKKRFAISENEQRIRAVQGHSTATVAVQHKAKEPPEFLYHGTATRFLDSILAEGLRPGQRHHVHLSQDIATATTVGQRHGKPVVLKIKARLMQQQGFGFFQADNGVWLTANVPASFLVLQPEPS
- a CDS encoding IS3 family transposase (programmed frameshift); amino-acid sequence: MKKSRFTDSQIIEAIKRVEAGLAVPDLCRELGISSATFYKWRSKYGGMDVSLMARMKELEAENARLRKMYVEEKLKAEIVTEALGKKVVRPSRRREMAQRAVQDRGVSIRMACEAFSISQTCYRYVAKADAENEEIANWLLRLTDNHRNWGFGLCFLYLRNVRGFGWNHKRVYRIYRELELNLRIKPRKRLIRQTPEPLTVPTNVNQVWSMDFMHDQLADGRSIRVFNVIDDFNREALGIEVDFSLPSERVIRTLKQIIGWRGKPLAIRCDNGPEYLSAAIVEWAGAWSIKLEYIQPGKPQQNAYVERFNRTVRYEWLSQYHWDDLDHVQRVATQWMWSYNHERPNMALGGFTPKQRLAMAA